One Osmerus eperlanus chromosome 13, fOsmEpe2.1, whole genome shotgun sequence genomic region harbors:
- the LOC134032586 gene encoding DELTA-stichotoxin-Hcr4a-like yields MSNLVKAVPVSISSRSVTIQITNQTENYTLINPNVWQYSGCAHIDPTSHIKPMESKVCSFIKTMGAAAGCVGVLTYETKRLQGKGCEEILAIMFSVPFDYNLYSNWFAVGIYGHGRACNRSLFKDMYYNKENRFTRSKADSEIMYDGNVLNVKAKMPDVLNTILTLELCEEPSLISTYTSLE; encoded by the exons ATGTCAAATCTTGTCAAGGCCGTACCAGTTAGCATTAGCAGCAGGAGTGTCACCATTCAGATCACCAACCAAACCGAGAACTACACTCTGATCAACCCAAA tGTATGGCAATATAGTGGTTGTGCCCACATCGATCCTACCTCCCATATCAAGCCCATGGAGAGTAAAGTCTGCTCCTTCATTAAAACCATgggagcagcagcaggctgCGTTGGTGTTCTGACCTATGAAACTAAAAGGTTGCAGGGTAAAGGCTGTGAAGAGATCTTAGCCATCATGTTTTCTGTGCCCTTTGACTACAACTTGTACAGTAACTGGTTTGCTGTGGGCATCTATGGTCATGGCCGTGCCTGTAACAGGAGTCTGTTCAAAGACATGTACTATAATAAGGAGAACCGTTTTACTAGGAGTAAGGCTGACTCAGAGATCATGTATGATGGAAATGTCCTCAATGTGAAGGCCAAAATGCCTGATGTGCTCAACACCATCCTCACCTTGGAGCTGTGCGAAGAACCCAGTCTGATATCAACATATACTTCTCTTGAATAA